In Blastocatellia bacterium, one DNA window encodes the following:
- a CDS encoding PEGA domain-containing protein translates to MGEPSVRANQRFIIRTVVATIAVIFLSVAIIYLATQTPELGIITIITNPPRATLRLDGKMVGETPITIQCPAGTRRLVISKTGYKTIERSILLDPTNGEVTYDFSLEPVLSSPSPANLTAEIEKLKRLAEDAFKRGDYVAPENDNALYYVNRLAEFAPDDPFVTEMRERIRQALRLQAQSSSQKNHLASAKKPRKSHTRWPNA, encoded by the coding sequence ATGGGTGAACCATCGGTCAGAGCCAATCAACGCTTTATCATCCGAACTGTCGTAGCGACCATCGCTGTGATTTTCTTGAGCGTCGCCATCATCTACCTGGCCACACAGACTCCGGAACTGGGGATCATCACCATCATAACGAATCCCCCCCGGGCGACCCTTCGCCTGGATGGAAAGATGGTTGGAGAGACGCCGATCACCATTCAGTGCCCGGCGGGAACGCGACGCCTTGTCATCAGCAAAACCGGTTACAAAACTATCGAGCGGAGCATCCTTCTTGATCCCACCAACGGCGAGGTGACATACGACTTCTCGCTGGAGCCGGTGCTCTCCTCACCATCACCGGCCAATCTCACGGCGGAAATCGAGAAATTGAAACGGTTGGCTGAAGACGCATTCAAACGGGGAGACTACGTCGCACCGGAGAACGATAACGCGCTTTATTACGTCAATCGGCTGGCGGAATTCGCGCCCGACGATCCCTTTGTCACCGAGATGCGGGAGCGCATTCGTCAGGCCCTCCGGCTCCAGGCTCAATCCTCGTCACAAAAGAACCATCTCGCTTCCGCAAAGAAGCCCCGGAAGTCCCACACACGGTGGCCGAATGCGTGA
- a CDS encoding ornithine cyclodeaminase family protein encodes MKVLILNRAEVLELLPMPECIAVMEETLAALARGQAVNPMRQVYSVPDHRGLMALMPGYLAGKRTLGAKIVTVFPENRSVGQEIHQGAVLIFEAERGGLAAMIEAGAVTALRTAAVSGVATRWLAREEATKLAILGSGVQAYFHLRAMRAVRPITQVAIWSRQLDHAQALARKVSEEYRLPARVFPHARDAVAGADIICTTTSSPEPILRGEWLPPGVHINAVGSSLPFQRELDSAAVARSRLFVDRRESALKEAGDFVIPCSEGVVTEAHIRGEIGEVLVGKIVGRQSRDEITLFKSVGLAVEDVASGYYLYEKALAQGRGRWIEFNDSPWSLLQ; translated from the coding sequence ATGAAGGTCCTGATACTGAATCGCGCTGAGGTCCTGGAGTTGCTCCCCATGCCCGAATGCATTGCGGTGATGGAGGAAACGCTGGCGGCTCTCGCCCGCGGCCAGGCGGTCAATCCCATGCGGCAGGTTTACTCAGTGCCGGACCATCGGGGACTGATGGCCCTGATGCCGGGGTATCTCGCTGGGAAGCGCACGCTGGGCGCTAAGATTGTGACCGTTTTCCCGGAGAACCGCTCTGTCGGCCAGGAGATTCATCAAGGAGCCGTTCTCATCTTCGAGGCGGAACGCGGAGGCTTGGCCGCCATGATCGAGGCCGGGGCGGTTACGGCTCTGCGCACGGCGGCGGTCAGTGGTGTGGCCACCCGGTGGCTGGCTCGTGAGGAGGCAACGAAGCTGGCGATTCTCGGATCGGGCGTGCAGGCCTACTTTCACCTGCGGGCGATGCGCGCCGTCCGCCCCATCACGCAGGTGGCCATCTGGAGCCGACAGCTCGATCACGCCCAAGCTCTCGCCCGGAAGGTCTCTGAAGAATATCGGCTCCCCGCTCGCGTCTTCCCTCACGCCCGGGATGCTGTGGCGGGCGCCGACATCATTTGCACGACGACCTCATCGCCCGAACCCATCCTCCGGGGAGAGTGGCTTCCTCCCGGCGTGCACATCAACGCGGTGGGATCGAGTCTGCCTTTTCAACGCGAACTGGATTCCGCTGCGGTGGCCCGCTCGCGCCTGTTCGTAGATCGCCGAGAATCGGCCCTGAAGGAAGCCGGCGATTTCGTGATCCCCTGCAGCGAAGGCGTGGTCACCGAGGCTCATATCCGGGGAGAGATCGGAGAAGTCCTCGTGGGAAAGATTGTGGGGCGACAGTCGAGAGACGAGATTACTCTCTTCAAATCGGTGGGATTGGCCGTGGAAGACGTGGCTTCGGGATACTACCTCTATGAGAAAGCCCTAGCTCAGGGGCGGGGAAGATGGATCGAGTTCAACGATTCCCCCTGGTCACTCCTCCAGTAA
- a CDS encoding FdhF/YdeP family oxidoreductase yields the protein MMVREIEQRINPYREILRAIWENRRELGYAWRILRDGVCDGCALGTTGLRDWTMPGIHLCWIRLNLLRLNTLPPFDPSMLRDVSGWDRHGERSLRALGRIPLPLIRRRGESGFTPIAWEDAVTLLADRIRNVAPERVAFYLVSRGTVNETYYVAQKVARFLGTNHIDNSARVCHAPSTTALKQTIGYPATTCSYKDWLGTDLLVLIGSNVANNQPVAMKYIHLAKKEGTRVAVINPSRESGLETYWVPSLLESAIRGTRVADAYFQVRVGGDIAFLNGVLKHLIAHGWIDRKFIEEHTTGWTELVKALDAQTFEELEQRSGVSRDDMLAFARMYAEARTAVLVWSMGVTMHQYGVPTVKAIVNLALARGMIGRPKTGLMPIRGHSGVQGGAEMGAVPNQFPGGIPITDEAADRFAALWGFRPPAWRGYFVAEMVDAAARGQLDVIYLIGSNWLSVLPDRAFVRQALERIPLRVHHDIVLNPQMFVDPVDAVLVLPATTRYEMVGGGTETTTERRVIFNPEIPGPRVPQARDEWRVLVDVARRVRPDHAGHIAFASTEEIREEIARVIPFYAGIERLRQKGDQFQWGGERLGEDGRFPTPDGKARFTPVVPPDNDHADGSFRLTTRRGKQFNSMTFGTRDPLAGCERDAVILSAEDVRRLGLVEGAPVIVRSASGEVRGRIRLGRIPPGTVMMYWPEANVLIRRGLVDPECGIPAYRDEVVEIFPA from the coding sequence ATGATGGTGAGGGAGATCGAGCAACGGATCAATCCCTATCGTGAGATCCTACGAGCGATCTGGGAGAATCGTCGAGAGCTTGGCTACGCCTGGCGGATTCTCCGGGATGGCGTCTGTGATGGTTGTGCCCTGGGGACGACCGGTCTGCGGGATTGGACGATGCCGGGCATTCATCTGTGCTGGATTCGGCTCAATCTCCTCCGCCTCAACACGTTGCCGCCGTTTGATCCCTCCATGCTGCGAGATGTCTCCGGGTGGGATCGGCACGGCGAGCGGTCCCTGCGGGCGCTCGGGCGCATTCCCCTGCCGTTGATTCGTCGTCGAGGTGAGTCGGGATTCACGCCCATTGCCTGGGAAGATGCGGTGACGCTTCTTGCCGACCGCATCCGCAACGTGGCGCCCGAACGAGTAGCCTTTTATCTCGTCTCGCGGGGAACGGTCAACGAAACCTATTACGTCGCTCAGAAGGTCGCTCGCTTTTTGGGGACGAATCACATTGATAATTCCGCCCGCGTCTGTCACGCGCCGAGCACAACGGCGCTCAAACAAACCATCGGCTATCCCGCGACAACGTGCAGCTACAAAGATTGGCTGGGAACGGACCTTCTCGTCTTGATCGGTAGCAATGTGGCAAATAATCAGCCGGTGGCCATGAAGTACATTCATCTGGCCAAAAAAGAAGGCACGCGCGTGGCCGTCATCAATCCCTCCCGGGAATCGGGGCTGGAGACGTACTGGGTTCCCTCTTTGTTGGAATCGGCCATCCGAGGGACGCGTGTGGCGGATGCTTATTTCCAGGTTCGCGTGGGCGGAGATATCGCATTCCTCAATGGGGTATTGAAGCACCTGATCGCTCACGGCTGGATTGATCGCAAGTTCATCGAGGAGCACACGACGGGATGGACCGAACTGGTTAAGGCCTTAGACGCCCAGACCTTCGAGGAGCTGGAACAGCGGTCCGGCGTCAGCCGTGACGACATGCTGGCTTTCGCCCGAATGTATGCGGAGGCGCGCACGGCGGTGCTCGTGTGGTCTATGGGGGTGACGATGCATCAGTATGGGGTCCCCACCGTGAAAGCGATTGTGAACCTCGCACTGGCCCGGGGGATGATCGGACGACCCAAGACGGGTCTTATGCCCATCCGCGGTCACTCCGGCGTGCAAGGTGGGGCGGAGATGGGAGCCGTTCCCAATCAGTTTCCCGGAGGGATTCCCATCACCGACGAGGCAGCAGATCGTTTCGCGGCGCTGTGGGGATTTCGACCGCCCGCGTGGCGGGGATATTTCGTGGCGGAGATGGTTGACGCCGCCGCGCGCGGCCAGCTCGACGTCATCTACCTCATCGGGAGCAACTGGCTCAGCGTTCTTCCCGACCGGGCCTTCGTTCGTCAGGCGCTGGAGCGCATTCCTCTGCGCGTGCATCATGACATCGTCCTCAATCCCCAAATGTTCGTTGACCCGGTGGATGCCGTGCTCGTGCTTCCCGCCACGACCCGATACGAGATGGTGGGCGGCGGGACGGAAACGACAACTGAACGGCGCGTCATCTTCAATCCCGAAATTCCCGGCCCTCGCGTTCCGCAGGCGCGCGATGAATGGCGGGTACTGGTGGATGTCGCCCGGCGCGTCCGCCCCGATCATGCCGGTCATATCGCGTTCGCCTCAACCGAGGAGATTCGGGAGGAAATTGCTCGCGTCATTCCGTTTTACGCGGGTATCGAGCGACTCCGGCAAAAAGGGGATCAATTTCAATGGGGTGGCGAGCGTCTGGGCGAAGACGGGCGTTTCCCCACCCCTGATGGAAAAGCGCGCTTCACACCGGTAGTGCCCCCCGACAACGACCATGCGGATGGATCTTTCCGCTTGACGACCCGGCGAGGTAAGCAATTTAACAGCATGACCTTCGGTACGCGCGATCCGCTGGCCGGATGCGAGCGCGATGCCGTGATCCTCTCGGCGGAGGATGTCAGGCGCCTGGGCCTGGTCGAGGGAGCACCCGTCATTGTCCGGTCGGCCAGCGGGGAAGTTCGCGGGCGCATTCGCCTCGGTCGGATTCCTCCGGGAACAGTCATGATGTACTGGCCTGAAGCGAATGTCCTCATCCGTCGAGGTCTTGTTGATCCCGAATGCGGAATTCCCGCCTATCGGGACGAGGTGGTGGAAATCTTCCCGGCCTGA